One genomic segment of Pongo abelii isolate AG06213 chromosome 13, NHGRI_mPonAbe1-v2.0_pri, whole genome shotgun sequence includes these proteins:
- the ZFAND5 gene encoding AN1-type zinc finger protein 5 isoform X2, giving the protein MAQETNQTPGPMLCSTGCGFYGNPRTNGMCSVCYKEHLQRQQNSGRMSPMGTASGSNSPTSDSASVQRADTSLNNCEGAAGSTSEKSRNVPVAALPVTQQMTEMSISREDKITTPKTEVSEPVVTQPSPSVSQPSTSQSEEKAPELPKPKKNRCFMCRKKVGLTGFDCRCGNLFCGLHRYSDKHNCPYDYKAEAAAKIRKENPVVVAEKIQRI; this is encoded by the exons ATGGCTCAGGAGACTAACCAGACCCCGGGGCCCATGCTGTGTAGCACAGGATGTGGCTTTTATGGAAATCCTAGGACAAATGGAATGTGTTCGGTTTGCTACAAAGAACATCTTCAGAGGCAGCAGAATAGTGGCAGAATGAGCCCAATGG ggacaGCTAGTGGTTCCAACAGTCCTACCTCAGATTCTGCATCTGTACAGAGAGCAGACACTAGCTTAAACAACTGTGAAGGTGCTGCTGGCAGCACATCTGAAAAATCAAG AAATGTGCCTGTGGCTGCCTTGCCTGTAACTCAGCAAATGACAGAAATGAGCATTTCAAGAGAGGACAAAATAACTACCCCGAAAACAGAGGTGTCAGAGCCAg TTGTCACTCAGCCCAGTCCATCAGTTTCTCAGCCCAGTACTTCTCAGAGTGAAGAAAAAGCTCCTGAATTGCCCAAACCAAAGAAAAACAGATGTTTCATGTGCAGAAAGAAAGTTGGTCTTACAG GGTTTGACTGCCGATGTGGAAATTTGTTTTGTGGACTTCACCGTTACTCTGACAAGCACAACTGTCCATATGATTACAAAGCAGAAGCTGCAgcaaaaatcagaaaagagaatCCAGTTGTTGTGGCTGAAAAAATTCAGAGAATATAA
- the ZFAND5 gene encoding AN1-type zinc finger protein 5 isoform X1, translating to MAKPEQAADGGVRGRGARPPAQEAQRRRRHPVVVARDLAPGVPGLLHSTQKNMAQETNQTPGPMLCSTGCGFYGNPRTNGMCSVCYKEHLQRQQNSGRMSPMGTASGSNSPTSDSASVQRADTSLNNCEGAAGSTSEKSRNVPVAALPVTQQMTEMSISREDKITTPKTEVSEPVVTQPSPSVSQPSTSQSEEKAPELPKPKKNRCFMCRKKVGLTGFDCRCGNLFCGLHRYSDKHNCPYDYKAEAAAKIRKENPVVVAEKIQRI from the exons ATGGCGAAGCCGGAGCAGGCCGCGGATGGCGGCGTCCGGGGGAGGGGAGCCCGCCCGCCAGCCCAGGAAGCACAAAGACGGAGGCGTCATCCTGTCGTCGTGGCCCGAGACCTGGCTCCCGGCGTCCCTGGCTTGCTCCACAGCACG CAGAAAAATATGGCTCAGGAGACTAACCAGACCCCGGGGCCCATGCTGTGTAGCACAGGATGTGGCTTTTATGGAAATCCTAGGACAAATGGAATGTGTTCGGTTTGCTACAAAGAACATCTTCAGAGGCAGCAGAATAGTGGCAGAATGAGCCCAATGG ggacaGCTAGTGGTTCCAACAGTCCTACCTCAGATTCTGCATCTGTACAGAGAGCAGACACTAGCTTAAACAACTGTGAAGGTGCTGCTGGCAGCACATCTGAAAAATCAAG AAATGTGCCTGTGGCTGCCTTGCCTGTAACTCAGCAAATGACAGAAATGAGCATTTCAAGAGAGGACAAAATAACTACCCCGAAAACAGAGGTGTCAGAGCCAg TTGTCACTCAGCCCAGTCCATCAGTTTCTCAGCCCAGTACTTCTCAGAGTGAAGAAAAAGCTCCTGAATTGCCCAAACCAAAGAAAAACAGATGTTTCATGTGCAGAAAGAAAGTTGGTCTTACAG GGTTTGACTGCCGATGTGGAAATTTGTTTTGTGGACTTCACCGTTACTCTGACAAGCACAACTGTCCATATGATTACAAAGCAGAAGCTGCAgcaaaaatcagaaaagagaatCCAGTTGTTGTGGCTGAAAAAATTCAGAGAATATAA